TGGATTATGAGAGATCTGACGACATTTTTCATTTGGGTACATAGTACCATAGACTTATGTACAAAGTTTTATTCCTGAGACTATCTATGGTTTAGATGTTTTTCATTGGATCAACGGTCCATTAACAGAAGCataaaattttttcaaaaagacTTGTTCAAACGAAAGAAGTTAATAAAAGATTATTTGTTGGGTTAAAAAAATTCCCAAttataaaatgtttgtttattgtttgttgAGTTTGATCATTTGATCCGATTATCAACCGATTTTGGTTACTGAAATAAACCTGCTGAAACTAATTAACATTACAGATAATGTATCCATATCTGCGCATAATAAGTCTATTGATTTTAAGATTTTACTACAGTCAAAGGTTAAAGTTGTAGAATTGATTTAAAAAGTATTACCCTGGAAATAAGTATTAAACTTATGTAATACCTAAATAGtgaactaattattattataactttggGGTAGTTGTAAAATTGGTGGCATTGCAATATCCTCATCTAAGAAGAAAATTGTGTATATTGATTTCTATTTTTACTATTTGTACGAAAGTCTAAATATTGTTTAGGATTAAAGCAATACCTAGCAGCTTAATTCTTCTTTCACAATGACAACTGTGCCGCGGCATTATTGACGATCTCATCCCTTAAATGTGAAAAAATGAGACGGGCATGCATGCATGCATGAATGAAGCAGAAAGATTAAACTACATTTAATCACGtttgatttcaaattttataaaagtaacaaaaaccAAACTTCATatgtgcaatttatttaaatataatattgaagAACTACCTCGATCAAGAATTTAGTAGGTATATTGACGTTTTGTGATATTTGAAAAGATGGGTTAtttgcatagataatacactttttaaataatatttatctgcGTGATGCACTGCGAAGGACGGGAAAGCACTTTTTTCTATTCGAAGCATCGCGGTATGCTTTCGAAGTTTCTTGTGTAACTTAATTTATTAGGTACGTGTGATGGATCACTTCTATTCTATGGAAACCACGACGGACTCTGCAACTGTGATTCCTATATTTTTGGATAGTCGGACTATTGAAGGAGTATTCAGTTTCTGTTGGTACGACATTTTCTGGGGATATTGAAAGAGCTCAAAAAGAGGAATTAAAATTGTCCACAGAAAAACCCTTTGCTGAATGactttcgctttttttttcttcctaagcTTGCTTGAGCCTTgaaagctcacggggctcaagccgggagtgttctACCaccaatctaccaccggatcggaaacatgacccactgagaatatcctgtgagaaactcagttggctgtgctgtgtctatgagttaatttactcgacgagcccttcgtcgcaagcggcgggttcggCGTGGACcgtggccggtgcttgaggtacctaaaagcaccgttaatggctcgggaggatccgtaatgacgtgcttagggcaacgtcgactgtttaccattcggtctacaggatcgggtatgtaattatcGGTGACCGCGACAAGAGGTtacatgtcgtgccgccttccaAAGAGTCGCAATTATGCCGACTGTAAATAATCACTGactgagtcgagctccaggtcatcatggagatccacattcgtTAGGAACCATGGTGATATAACGGCTATCCGGCAAAAACGCGATTTAATGACTAAAAGTAGTTCGACTTTCGTTGAAAtcataaatagataaattttttttattgcttggttggatgagctcacagcccacctggtgttaagtggttactggagcccatagacatctacaacgtaaatgtgccacccatatagtaacaacggctgtaAATTTAAGGAATAGGATtttaaaaagtataatagttatttcttttgataaaattaattactatGAACTTGTAACTTACAGAACGTGAATGTGATGAACTAATaacaaacattaataaatattaaatgtatttattatctatgattaATAGCAAGATTGATTTTGACTTTTCAATTTAGGTTTTGCGAAGAAGTGAAATGGAAATTAAGGACAAATTATCTCATATTTTGAGGTTTGTTATTGTCAattactaaaaatttttttttatcggcgACAAATTTCAAAACCAACTTGGAATTAGTCGGTCTTACAACTAAATAAGACATAAAAACTATCAAAGCAATAGTTCACAAATTTTCTAATATGAcacatgattattttttatcacctagcaAATCCACATCCAGTTACGACCATAATCaaaagagcaaaaaaaaacacatcactGGCACAGTTTTTGAATTGTACTTATACAGTACTCATAATTCACAATGTCATTGTATATATCACATAGCTCACAAAAGTAGAATACTCCTTGAACTCCTACGGTGAGTGTGTGGTGTGGTCCCAGCGCATCTTGCAGCAGCGGCGGCTGCAGCGGCGGCGCGACGTGCGTGCACACGACCATGCTTGGCGAggtggtcagatctagcaaatCTCTTTTCGCATTCAACACATCTGTAAGGTTTGTCCCCTGAGTGACTGCGACGATGTCGAGCTAGTTCATCTGAGCGCGCGAACCGCCACGAACAGTCACCCCACGTGCAGCGGTAAGGCTTTTCACCGCTGTGTCTCCGTAAATGGGCTCGAACATGTGACGCTTTTGCATAAAGTTTGCTGCATTCTTCAACGGGACATCGAAAAGCGCCGACTTCCGGACAATATTTGGGTTCGCCGAACCGAACTTTGACTTCTGGAGTTGCTTTTTCTCGCGGTCTCGGCCATTCGCTTTCTATTGAGGTATAATCATGAGTTTCTAGTGCATAAACTGAACTAATATTCGGTATTGATTCCGTATTTGAAAGCTGAGCGTCGTTAGAAAGATCGCTGCTTAACGCTTCCAATAAATATTCGTCGATAATGCTCTTGTCTAAATCTTCAAAATCAAAAACTGGCAAGTCGTCGACAAGATTGTTCTCTTCCTTGTTTGGATCGTCGGCGCCGATTACGAAACCGTCACAATTGAAATCCAAATCACTGAGCTGCCAGTCGCTGGTGTCCGAGTCGAAGGACGGGAGTTCGAAGTTTATTAGACTTTCGGCCGGCGAGTACTCGAACAGAAGTTGGTCATTGAGGAGGGCTTCCTCGAGATGCGGACCGCTGCTATCACAAAACATCGTCTATCTGAAatgaacaaaagtttgtttAATTTACGACAATATTTAACTTTCAAAAATCGAATACAATCGCGTTAACGTTACTAACAAAACACGGTGGTGCGGTATTATGCAGTGGCCAGTTTTGTTTGTTGATAATAGCGTGGATAACGATTTAGGCTGAGCGTTTAATTTAACAGGCGCTTGTGTCGCGTCCCGGGGTTGGAATGAATGTGATCACGATGGAGAGCCGGCCGCCGGACACCGCGACGGACGCGCGATAACAACGATCGACGATTATCGACGGATCTGCGCACGCACATGTTCACCGCTCGCCTTAATGAGACAATCAATGGTTTTGACACTGCATGCACCATAATGCTATTTGACGAAATTTTGTACGTTTCTGTCAACAGCGCGGCCGGTTACaatgtaattttaaacactGCAACCAAGTAACCGAGTTTGTTTTGTTAACGGTTTGCAGTAAAGCTGATAAAAACGTAGAAAATATCAATTAACAATGCAGTTTATTCAGTGTTATTGAGACGGGGATCATTCGTTTCATTTTGTTATCGGTTGTTTGCCCCGAACTACAGTTCTTTTACCTAGGGTTATTAATGCGACTTTGTAAGTGAGAATGTATTCTGTAACTGGAGAAAAAAATGTAGGACTGAATGGTTTCACAAAAATAGTTGTATAGTGAAATTCTAATACAATAATCTAGAAAAACcagagttgttttgtttttgtgggTAGTTAATTGACGAGTCTTAAtgttatcgataaaaaaaattttagttttcatctttaaagaaaaaaatcaagaGAAAGTAGAGAACATATTAAATGGATCTAAATCTTGAATAAAcagtaattatggtcgaatttcgtttGGCGAGCACtagttaaataaatgaataaatattgtgaTTAATTTCATTGATGATTTGACAAATTGTTTCTATTTGATTATTGCTCTAACGATCATCTGGAGTTCAGTAGTTATTGGAGATTAGACATGGGCATTGCTATACTTGTAGGTATGTTGAGTCAAAGTTGAGTTCTATTACCGGATCTGTGTTGTTTTTGCAAAACTTATGTTACTTCCTttgataataatgataaaactCTACGAAGTGACGATGAGCAACACAGCATCAATGCGTGTGCGTATTTTTACCGACGCGACGTAATATCGGATGTCTCTTTCACGaagcatattttttaaaatagttgttattattgaaattctgcacgatgtaattaattatagaaaACCTTacgagcattaaaaaaataatttattttttcttaagcTGTGGACTTGATCGGTGTTGAATTGGATTAGTAGATTgtccgggcgtaactggaataatcccttaggctaccagcaaataggtagaaataaaaaaggaaaaagttTATTGGATGCCGCACTACAAAGTGGATGTGTTTTAGTTGTATCATATTGTatggtataatatttttaaaatgcttCAGCCACGAGTAAGATTGAAGGCATTGCTATTTATTACATGCTTGAGAATGATTCATTATTTTGTTACCGGaacattaaatttcattcaTTAACGGATGTCTTTGTAATCTTTTGATGTTTTATTGAACGGAATTTAACCGGCGGGAAAAAAACCcttatcatttcattttattcatttattgttaaaatgttttgatttattttcattgcaGACACTACTCAGGGacaaaaatagaactactattCAGTTAGTTTAACCTTTTACAACAAATTATAATGAAGGAAAACTTAGACGTGAATTTATAGAACTTATTAACTTACTTTTCGCCATCATGGCTATGTCAAAGGTTTTCAATTCAGAAAAAGAGAAAGAGTAGGTAATAATAACATTCACTAATATCCACTAAAAAGTTTTTGAATAAATTGAACGACATTGTGAAAACtgatttaaattaatcatttatttattattaatacaaaaattaaagggTACAAGGAATTGAATCTTGACAGACAACTATTTTAAGTGCATACTTATAATTCAATTATGCGtccaataacattatttttattgtctttgataAGTTGAAGACACGTTATACTTGTGTTCTACGAGCATCAGACTTGTTAGATTTATTACTGCACTAGAGTAAATCAGTAACAAAGGCGTTCAAAACAATTACATGCTgaatattaaagttaaaaaatatataattatgctTACATTGTGCTGTTGAGGTCTTTCATTCATGTGCTATTGTTCTACCTTTATTTTCTGGTCCAGGTTTTCATAAATTTTGAAGTTCGATACCATCGCGTCACTTAAGTACCTATTCATGCACTGATCCATAGCACCTTGGTACTAATACTTCAAAACGAACGTATGTTTATCCTTGGCTGCAATCAGTCCAGGTTGAGGGGTGCTGCCACATTCTACCACCAAACTCGTTTTGTTTTGGCTGCGTCACTGCGCGGCGGGTTTTGCGTGGCGCGCGTCTAGCCGGCCGCCGTTATCGGCTGCGGTGGCTGGCACCGCCAACATCTGGTGCCATGTGTACTCTGTGCGCATACACTCATCATGATACTTCTTTATCTTTGATTTTTGTATTGCGAAAGGAATGAAAATTGCAAACATAAAGAGCACTTGCATTACGACGCCATTTTTTCCGAAAAGATTtggtatggtttttttttgttttttttcaaaattctttTAACATAATTACCAAGTATAATTGTTGAAACAATGTTTTCTGGCTTATAGCTCCAATTGGCCTAAAGGCAGTCATaagggtagttttttttttgtaataatcttGTTTTGCATCTGTAAATCTACTTCTGGCAGCCGCTCGTAAAACTTCTGTCAAATCTCTAAACAGCATGATAAGAGGACATGCTTCGCGCCTCAGATAATGTAGGATAGAGGCAAGAAGACGATGAAGAAAAAACGTGAAGATAAAATCCAGCATTTAAACTGTGACGATTTTAATCATCTTACAACAGTAACATGTCAGCATTTCATATATACACAAACTAAGAGAACTtgcttgtaaattaaattattgtatgaaCAAAATTACAGTAATTAAATGTAGACAGTAATAAGGACAATGCCGTACACCCTTTGCgattaaattgatatttttaattgaaaacaattCATAGTTATGTCAGTCCATACACAAAGTCCATACGTCAAGTtgtatattaatgtattttgtcAGAGGCTATTGTGATAAAAATCGGTGGCTGGTACCGCCAGCGTCTGTTTGTTCGTT
Above is a window of Bombyx mori chromosome 21, ASM3026992v2 DNA encoding:
- the LOC101741496 gene encoding Krueppel-like factor 14, producing the protein MFCDSSGPHLEEALLNDQLLFEYSPAESLINFELPSFDSDTSDWQLSDLDFNCDGFVIGADDPNKEENNLVDDLPVFDFEDLDKSIIDEYLLEALSSDLSNDAQLSNTESIPNISSVYALETHDYTSIESEWPRPREKATPEVKVRFGEPKYCPEVGAFRCPVEECSKLYAKASHVRAHLRRHSGEKPYRCTWGDCSWRFARSDELARHRRSHSGDKPYRCVECEKRFARSDHLAKHGRVHARRAAAAAAAAARCAGTTPHTHRRSSRSILLL